A stretch of Desulfurivibrio alkaliphilus AHT 2 DNA encodes these proteins:
- a CDS encoding IS256 family transposase — protein MTKSTPTALSQQGNNVADPLTDLLRDGARMLIAQAVEAELQAFMAQYSSRLEDGRRTVVRNGYLPGRTIQTGIGDVEVKVPKVRDRSGQGLKFNSSLLPPYLKRARSVDELLPWLYLRGISTGDYQEALAALLGEQAKGLSANTISRLKAKWLAEHTKWRQRDLNGKRYVYWWVDGIYSNVRMDDKLCLLVIIGVTDQGHKELIAVEDGYRESSDSWYELLAGLRARGLTTGPELAVGDGSLGFWNALGRVYPKTRHQRCWVHKTANVLNKMPKKLQLKAKADLHDIWMAETKEDASQAFDRMLARFEDKYPKAMECLAKDRDELLAFYDFPAEHWVHIRTTNPIESAFATVRLRSKRSRNCGSRDTTLTMVFKLLQSAEKRWKKIKGFRRLAEVVTGIQFKNGIKVSDQPMRMAA, from the coding sequence ATGACCAAGTCTACCCCAACCGCTCTTTCACAACAAGGAAACAATGTCGCCGACCCGCTTACCGACCTTTTGCGCGATGGTGCCAGGATGCTGATTGCCCAGGCCGTAGAAGCTGAATTACAGGCCTTCATGGCCCAATACTCCAGCCGCTTGGAAGATGGCCGCAGGACAGTGGTCCGAAACGGCTATCTTCCCGGTCGCACGATCCAGACCGGAATCGGCGATGTCGAGGTCAAAGTTCCCAAGGTGCGAGATCGTAGCGGCCAAGGCCTCAAGTTCAACAGCAGTTTGTTGCCGCCTTATCTGAAGCGGGCGCGCAGTGTCGATGAGTTGCTGCCCTGGCTTTACCTGCGAGGAATTTCCACCGGCGATTACCAGGAGGCCCTGGCCGCACTCCTCGGGGAACAGGCCAAGGGGTTGTCGGCCAACACCATCTCCCGCTTGAAAGCCAAATGGCTGGCCGAGCACACCAAATGGCGGCAACGTGACCTGAACGGAAAACGCTACGTTTACTGGTGGGTGGATGGCATCTACAGCAACGTCCGCATGGATGACAAGCTTTGCCTGCTGGTGATCATTGGAGTTACCGACCAGGGGCACAAGGAACTGATAGCGGTGGAGGATGGCTACCGGGAGTCAAGCGACAGCTGGTATGAACTTCTCGCCGGGCTGCGGGCTCGGGGCCTGACCACAGGCCCCGAGTTGGCGGTTGGCGATGGTTCCTTGGGGTTCTGGAACGCCTTGGGCAGGGTCTATCCGAAGACCCGCCACCAACGCTGCTGGGTTCACAAAACGGCCAACGTGCTGAACAAGATGCCCAAAAAGCTTCAGCTCAAGGCCAAGGCTGATTTGCATGATATCTGGATGGCTGAGACCAAGGAAGATGCCAGCCAGGCTTTTGATCGTATGCTGGCCCGTTTCGAAGACAAATACCCCAAGGCCATGGAGTGCCTGGCCAAGGACCGGGACGAGTTGCTGGCTTTTTACGATTTTCCAGCCGAACACTGGGTGCATATCAGGACCACCAACCCCATCGAGTCGGCCTTTGCCACTGTGCGCCTGCGCAGCAAGAGATCACGGAACTGCGGTTCCAGGGACACCACCCTGACCATGGTCTTTAAGCTGCTGCAAAGCGCTGAAAAAAGATGGAAAAAGATCAAGGGATTTCGCCGGCTGGCTGAGGTCGTCACCGGCATACAATTCAAAAACGGAATCAAGGTGTCAGATCAACCTATGCGGATGGCCGCCTGA
- a CDS encoding ATP-binding protein, with translation MQIDTGQIVPPEQFVSLYNSSRLATRLDLGFHFREEELGRLSDALEAGQLVFLSGQAGVGKSRLALEVCRRFGAEHPEYEVLCVFGRNRDLWEDMQVQFRKPGRFLIFVDDANRINQFDYVVDLLQRQRSDQQIKVLATVRDYAFKKVQHVARPLGGGLEVELDPFRDEQIKKLITDEFGIKNYHYLERIASIARGNPRLAVMAAEIAKAGTLGSIQDVSALYDSYFSSVWEDLKDDCVDLRRADIMRVAAIVSFFKAVDRANEEMMKSIEGAFGITPAVFWELATHLHELELLDMFENEVVRVSDQVLGTYLFYLATFKETALDFGALLSHFFPKLRYRIVDSINPVLDAFDSERSIDSMRPHVDRVWSEYTKAGDEESFLHLLDVFGFVKCTDTLIWARDRIDELAHDPLGVPDITYEKDKNTLPSPSILSVLRSFVFAGEEDFRIALNLILDYFVKQPSKIPLLLRLLIDDYGFSVDSYLRNFEVQGAVVDALWKRVEQGDALFSRVFIAVANDYLGTSFETRTMKDSRHLLISRFDLPAIPELAVLRKSIWERLFTLYEDEALRQDVLEVISRYSTDPFRVSNSEVINDDTKHLLPFLASTLDPSSYRDCSIMHAYLDLLENNDLEVQKSLRDRYQNETYLLADILLSDWPEKRSLKLSFAEYEQYKHERLKEYTAKFSFDDYARFFEHCLDIRELPGKNRNEYLLQNGVLSALLLLAERDVDLFEQVMMHYLERQDPLQLRSPHALVQKLVERIGYERTLKLLQGADYPTKKRWLFSIHEVLPVSLVNEKVLTDLYELYETAERGDLPFGMEYLLKYIPLDSQVVTKVVATVLEKTKKEPDNAYTLMVLFEPRTEATKRLLDLLAADLDLGL, from the coding sequence GTGCAGATTGACACCGGCCAGATTGTGCCCCCCGAGCAGTTTGTGTCGCTCTACAACAGCAGCAGGCTCGCGACTCGCCTCGACCTTGGCTTTCACTTCCGTGAAGAAGAACTCGGTCGCCTGTCTGATGCGCTAGAAGCTGGACAACTCGTGTTTCTTTCGGGGCAAGCTGGGGTCGGGAAATCGCGGCTGGCTTTGGAGGTATGCCGTAGGTTTGGTGCCGAGCACCCTGAATATGAGGTGCTGTGCGTCTTCGGGCGGAATCGCGACTTGTGGGAGGACATGCAAGTGCAATTCCGGAAACCCGGCCGCTTTCTTATCTTTGTGGACGATGCGAACAGGATAAACCAGTTCGATTATGTCGTCGATCTTCTACAGCGCCAACGCAGTGATCAGCAGATCAAAGTCTTGGCCACTGTGAGGGACTATGCCTTTAAAAAGGTTCAGCATGTTGCGCGCCCTCTTGGCGGTGGCCTTGAGGTGGAATTGGATCCCTTTAGGGACGAGCAGATTAAAAAATTGATCACCGACGAGTTCGGCATCAAAAACTATCATTATCTGGAGCGCATCGCCAGTATCGCACGGGGAAACCCTCGGTTGGCCGTAATGGCCGCGGAGATTGCGAAAGCGGGGACCCTGGGCAGTATTCAGGACGTGTCAGCTCTTTACGACAGTTATTTTTCTTCAGTATGGGAGGATCTTAAAGACGATTGTGTCGACCTCAGAAGGGCCGACATAATGAGGGTGGCCGCTATTGTCTCCTTTTTCAAGGCCGTAGACCGAGCAAACGAGGAGATGATGAAGTCTATCGAGGGGGCGTTCGGCATTACTCCCGCAGTCTTCTGGGAGCTGGCTACCCACCTTCACGAGTTGGAATTGCTGGACATGTTTGAAAACGAGGTGGTTCGGGTATCGGATCAGGTCCTCGGCACCTACCTTTTCTACTTGGCCACCTTTAAGGAGACTGCTCTCGACTTTGGTGCATTGCTGAGTCACTTTTTCCCCAAGCTGCGATACCGAATTGTCGATTCCATCAACCCGGTGCTTGACGCTTTTGACAGCGAGAGAAGCATAGACTCAATGCGTCCTCATGTGGATCGCGTCTGGTCGGAATACACGAAGGCAGGCGACGAAGAGAGTTTCCTGCACCTGCTTGACGTTTTTGGGTTCGTCAAGTGCACGGACACGTTGATATGGGCACGTGACCGAATTGATGAATTGGCTCACGACCCTTTGGGTGTTCCCGATATAACGTATGAGAAAGACAAGAACACATTGCCTTCACCCTCCATCTTGAGCGTGCTCAGGTCTTTCGTGTTTGCTGGAGAGGAAGATTTCCGAATAGCCCTTAATCTTATTTTGGATTATTTCGTTAAACAACCATCGAAAATTCCTCTATTGCTCCGGCTATTGATCGATGATTACGGCTTCAGCGTCGATTCCTATTTAAGGAACTTCGAGGTTCAGGGTGCGGTGGTTGATGCGTTATGGAAGCGTGTGGAGCAGGGAGATGCTCTTTTCTCGCGAGTATTCATAGCCGTCGCCAACGACTATTTGGGCACCAGCTTTGAAACCCGCACGATGAAGGATTCGCGTCATCTCCTGATCAGCCGTTTTGATCTTCCCGCAATCCCTGAGCTTGCGGTTCTGCGGAAGTCAATATGGGAGCGGCTGTTCACCCTTTATGAAGATGAGGCGTTACGGCAAGACGTGCTGGAGGTTATCAGCCGCTACAGCACTGATCCTTTCCGGGTAAGCAACAGTGAAGTGATCAATGATGATACCAAGCATCTCTTGCCCTTTTTGGCATCTACCCTCGATCCGAGTAGCTACCGGGATTGTTCAATAATGCACGCATACCTCGACCTCCTTGAAAACAACGATTTGGAAGTTCAGAAAAGTTTACGAGATCGGTACCAAAACGAGACATATCTACTTGCAGATATTCTTTTATCCGATTGGCCAGAAAAGAGGAGCCTAAAATTATCCTTTGCAGAATACGAACAATACAAGCATGAAAGGCTGAAAGAGTACACGGCGAAGTTCTCGTTTGACGACTACGCCCGCTTTTTTGAGCACTGCCTTGATATTAGGGAGCTGCCTGGCAAAAATCGTAACGAGTACCTGCTCCAGAATGGTGTGCTTAGTGCTCTTTTACTGCTTGCTGAGCGAGATGTTGATCTTTTCGAGCAGGTGATGATGCACTATCTCGAACGCCAAGATCCACTCCAGCTGAGGTCTCCTCATGCTTTAGTTCAAAAGCTTGTGGAGCGAATAGGTTACGAGAGAACGCTTAAACTGTTGCAGGGGGCGGATTACCCAACGAAAAAACGTTGGCTGTTCAGCATCCATGAGGTGCTGCCGGTCAGCCTAGTAAATGAAAAAGTACTTACAGATCTATATGAACTCTACGAAACAGCAGAGCGGGGAGATCTCCCTTTTGGGATGGAATATCTGCTCAAATATATCCCTCTGGACTCGCAGGTGGTAACCAAAGTTGTGGCAACAGTGCTGGAGAAGACAAAAAAAGAACCAGACAACGCATATACTCTCATGGTGTTGTTTGAGCCCAGAACAGAAGCAACCAAGCGTTTGCTCGACCTCTTGGCCGCTGATCTCGATCTGGGGTTATAG
- a CDS encoding type I restriction endonuclease subunit R has protein sequence MNTVGQIEKKTQERVKALFRQRLGYDYLGNWIDRDNRNIETEYLTAWLRRQGGDDTLINRALHELNKTAGDTSKSLYDRNRAVYELLRYGIKVQPGAGENRKTIWLIDWKNPDNNHFAIAEEVTVRGAELANAAKASNKRPDLVLYVNGIALGVLELKRSTVSVAEGIRQNLDNQKKEFIRPFFTTMQWLMAGNDSEGLRYGAIETPEKYYLRWVEENGPHAGEENLLDRHLLQLCEKRRFLELIHDFVVYDAGIKKLARPNQYFGVKTAQAFIGRREGGIIWHTQGSGKSLTMVWLAKWIRENRPEARVLIITDRTELDEQIEKVFKGVSEEICRSKSGADLITQLNSSEQSLLCSLVHKFGGKGNGGREESEGAKDFIAAIRQLPPGFQAKGDLHVFVDECHRTQSGELHQAMKALLPNALFVGFTGTPLLKADKAKSIEVFGPYIHTYKFDQAVREGVVLDLRYEARDIDQKLTNKARIDQWFEAKTQGLNDLAKAQLKQKWGTMQRVLSSRDRLEKIVADILLDMNTKPRLLDGHGNALLVAGSIYEACKFYALFANSELKGKCAIITSYAPALADTKGESTGDGDTDNLLKYGIYAQMLADWFNEPAERAVNKVELFEQQVKKKFVEEPGQMKLLIVVDKLLTGFDAPSATYLYIDKQMRDHGLFQAICRVNRLDGESKDYGYIIDYKDLFKSLEGAVQDYTGGAFDGYDREDVAGLLENRLEKARQDLENAREAVKALCEPVAAPQQELDYFHFFCARDSGNAGQLKENEPKRLKLYKFSAALVRTYANLANELAEAGYQPQEIAKIKAEVDHYSKVSDAVRRNSGDYIDLKAYEPAMRYLIDTYIRAEESEKISAFDDLSLIQLIVERGPEAVEALPKGIRKSEEAVAETIENNVRKLIINESPVDPAYYEKMSKLLDALIEQRRKGVLSYKNYLEKIARLTRDATTPGGGPGGYPPGVKSAAQRALFNNLNGNEELALAVDAAILASRMDGWRDNAMKTKKVRLAIRKALLAEIDFAPPSTGQPAIPAGDSGLEGGYETGRTTAEEARVDEILELARHQVEY, from the coding sequence ATGAACACTGTCGGTCAGATCGAGAAAAAGACCCAGGAGCGGGTAAAGGCGCTGTTTCGCCAACGGCTGGGCTACGATTATCTCGGCAACTGGATCGACCGCGACAATCGCAACATCGAAACCGAGTACCTCACCGCCTGGCTGCGGCGGCAGGGGGGCGACGACACCCTGATCAATCGTGCCCTGCACGAACTCAACAAGACCGCCGGCGACACCAGCAAAAGCCTCTACGACCGTAACCGGGCGGTTTACGAACTGCTGCGCTACGGGATCAAGGTCCAGCCCGGAGCCGGCGAAAACCGGAAGACAATCTGGCTGATCGACTGGAAAAATCCGGATAACAATCATTTTGCCATTGCCGAGGAGGTGACGGTACGGGGGGCGGAGCTGGCCAATGCCGCCAAGGCCAGCAACAAACGGCCTGATCTTGTTCTGTACGTCAATGGCATCGCCCTCGGGGTGCTGGAACTCAAGCGTTCCACCGTTTCCGTGGCCGAAGGGATTCGCCAGAACCTGGACAATCAGAAAAAGGAGTTCATCCGGCCCTTCTTTACCACCATGCAATGGCTGATGGCCGGCAACGACAGCGAGGGTCTGCGCTATGGCGCCATCGAAACCCCGGAGAAATATTATCTCCGCTGGGTGGAAGAAAATGGCCCCCATGCCGGAGAAGAGAACCTGCTCGACCGGCATCTCCTGCAGCTCTGCGAGAAGCGGCGGTTTCTGGAACTGATTCACGACTTCGTAGTGTATGACGCCGGGATCAAGAAACTGGCCCGCCCCAACCAGTACTTCGGGGTCAAGACGGCCCAGGCCTTTATTGGCCGCCGGGAAGGGGGGATCATCTGGCACACCCAGGGCAGCGGCAAGTCGCTGACCATGGTCTGGCTGGCCAAGTGGATCCGGGAGAACCGGCCGGAGGCAAGGGTGCTGATCATCACCGACCGCACCGAACTGGACGAGCAGATTGAAAAGGTCTTCAAGGGGGTCAGCGAAGAGATCTGCCGGAGCAAAAGCGGAGCCGATCTGATTACCCAGCTCAACAGCAGCGAACAATCACTGCTTTGTTCACTGGTCCACAAGTTCGGTGGCAAGGGCAACGGCGGTCGGGAGGAGAGCGAAGGCGCCAAGGATTTCATCGCGGCTATTCGGCAACTGCCGCCGGGGTTTCAGGCCAAGGGTGACCTCCATGTCTTTGTGGATGAGTGCCATCGCACCCAGTCGGGTGAACTGCACCAGGCGATGAAGGCGCTGCTGCCCAACGCCCTCTTCGTCGGTTTCACCGGTACCCCGCTGCTCAAGGCGGACAAGGCCAAAAGCATCGAGGTCTTTGGCCCTTACATCCATACCTACAAGTTTGACCAGGCGGTACGCGAGGGAGTGGTGCTGGATCTGCGCTACGAAGCCCGGGACATCGACCAGAAGCTGACCAACAAGGCCAGGATCGACCAGTGGTTCGAGGCCAAGACCCAGGGGTTGAACGACCTGGCCAAGGCCCAGCTCAAGCAGAAATGGGGCACCATGCAGCGGGTGCTCTCCAGCCGGGACCGACTGGAGAAGATCGTGGCCGACATCCTGCTCGACATGAACACCAAGCCCCGCCTGCTGGACGGCCACGGTAACGCCCTGCTGGTGGCCGGCAGCATTTATGAGGCGTGCAAATTCTACGCGCTGTTTGCCAACAGCGAACTGAAAGGCAAATGCGCCATCATCACCAGTTACGCGCCGGCGCTGGCCGACACCAAGGGCGAAAGCACCGGCGATGGCGACACCGACAACCTCCTGAAGTATGGGATCTATGCCCAGATGCTGGCCGACTGGTTTAATGAACCGGCGGAGCGGGCCGTCAACAAGGTGGAGCTGTTCGAGCAGCAGGTGAAGAAGAAGTTTGTTGAAGAGCCGGGGCAGATGAAGCTGCTGATCGTGGTGGACAAGCTGCTGACCGGCTTTGATGCGCCATCGGCCACCTACCTCTATATCGACAAGCAGATGCGGGACCATGGCCTGTTCCAGGCGATCTGCCGGGTGAACCGGCTTGATGGCGAGAGCAAGGATTACGGTTACATTATCGACTACAAGGATTTGTTCAAGAGCCTGGAGGGGGCGGTTCAGGACTACACCGGCGGTGCCTTTGACGGCTACGACCGGGAAGACGTGGCCGGCCTGCTGGAAAATCGGCTGGAGAAGGCCCGGCAGGATCTGGAGAACGCCCGGGAAGCGGTCAAAGCTCTGTGCGAGCCGGTGGCGGCCCCGCAGCAGGAGCTGGATTATTTCCATTTTTTCTGTGCCCGGGATTCCGGCAACGCCGGGCAGTTGAAGGAAAACGAGCCCAAACGGTTGAAGCTTTACAAGTTTTCCGCCGCCCTGGTGCGGACCTATGCCAACCTGGCCAACGAACTGGCAGAGGCCGGGTACCAACCCCAGGAGATTGCCAAGATCAAAGCCGAAGTTGACCACTACAGCAAGGTCAGCGACGCGGTGAGGCGCAACAGCGGCGATTACATCGACCTCAAGGCCTATGAGCCGGCGATGCGCTACCTGATAGATACCTATATTCGGGCCGAGGAGAGCGAGAAAATTTCCGCCTTCGACGACCTGAGTCTGATCCAGTTGATCGTCGAGCGGGGGCCGGAGGCGGTGGAGGCCCTGCCCAAGGGGATCAGGAAGAGCGAGGAGGCAGTGGCCGAGACCATCGAGAACAACGTCCGCAAGTTGATTATCAACGAGTCGCCGGTGGACCCGGCTTACTACGAGAAAATGTCCAAGCTGTTGGATGCCCTGATCGAGCAGCGGCGCAAAGGGGTATTGAGTTACAAGAACTACCTGGAAAAGATTGCCCGACTTACTCGGGATGCCACCACGCCGGGGGGCGGTCCGGGGGGCTATCCGCCGGGGGTTAAGAGTGCTGCCCAGCGGGCGCTGTTCAACAACCTGAACGGGAACGAGGAACTGGCCCTGGCGGTGGACGCGGCGATTCTGGCCAGCCGCATGGATGGCTGGCGGGACAACGCGATGAAGACCAAGAAGGTGCGGCTGGCGATCCGCAAGGCTTTGCTGGCCGAGATTGATTTTGCGCCTCCTTCGACCGGCCAACCGGCAATCCCTGCCGGTGATAGCGGCCTGGAGGGCGGTTATGAAACCGGACGTACGACCGCCGAGGAGGCCAGGGTGGATGAGATTTTGGAACTGGCCAGGCACCAAGTTGAATACTGA
- a CDS encoding M48 family metallopeptidase, which produces MNTEIKKITVAGFRVEVVRKDIKNLHLGVYPPHGRVRVAAPLVVSDEAVRLAVLDKLGWIKQRKAEFERQPRQSRREMVSGESHYFLGRRYRLRVHERPGPARVAVRGVDNLELFVRPGLSSEQREEILHRWYRAQLKELIPPLLEKWQDALGVEASDWGIKKMKTKWGSCTVAARRIWFNLELARKPVQCLEYIMVHELLHLLERHHNERFSELMNRHLPLWKNYRAMLNGLPLGHEEWKEETENA; this is translated from the coding sequence TTGAATACTGAAATCAAAAAAATAACGGTGGCCGGCTTCAGGGTCGAGGTGGTGCGCAAGGATATTAAAAACCTGCACCTGGGCGTCTATCCTCCCCATGGCCGGGTGCGGGTGGCGGCACCGCTGGTGGTGAGCGATGAGGCGGTGCGCCTGGCGGTGCTCGACAAGCTGGGTTGGATCAAGCAGCGCAAGGCCGAGTTCGAGAGGCAGCCGCGCCAGTCCAGGCGTGAGATGGTCAGTGGCGAGAGCCATTATTTCCTGGGCCGACGCTATCGGCTACGGGTCCACGAACGACCTGGGCCGGCCCGGGTGGCGGTGCGGGGGGTGGACAACCTGGAGCTGTTTGTCCGCCCCGGCCTGAGCAGTGAGCAGCGGGAAGAGATTCTACACCGCTGGTATCGAGCGCAACTAAAGGAGTTGATTCCACCCTTGCTGGAGAAATGGCAGGACGCTCTGGGCGTGGAAGCGTCGGACTGGGGCATCAAAAAAATGAAAACCAAGTGGGGCAGTTGTACGGTGGCGGCCAGGCGAATCTGGTTCAACCTGGAGCTGGCCAGAAAACCGGTACAATGCTTGGAGTACATCATGGTCCACGAACTGCTCCATCTGCTGGAGCGCCACCACAATGAGCGCTTCAGTGAACTGATGAACCGCCACTTGCCCCTGTGGAAAAATTACCGGGCAATGTTGAACGGCTTACCATTGGGGCATGAGGAGTGGAAAGAGGAAACTGAGAACGCTTAG
- a CDS encoding papain-like cysteine protease family protein: protein MAVFFDKEKHVLIQLEGDADWDAFFNNCEGFITHRDAQLIKNYLEGVAKTVVIEKGYVDADYRDTYFNFFSRKFAQYPSKTIRANFFTAKISPRMLFKLDRYQEDYIGFIVLKPNRVLSIGRTILDPEKLPFVQGHICTAQYPVHILGAELAAKGFPYMSQDSDVTICAHAACWMIFRYFSQRYNRYAEKWPFEVSQLTRDVSTGRLVPSKGLTAFQVTEMFSNFGFSPEIYSRNFHKKMFDQLLYMYVESGLPVVAAMHGRQHAITIIGHRSDYTLPVPKTPASSDIYLVGLIANDDNHLPYHAIRKSDPKPDDGYWSKIKASEIDTFIVPLYEKIHLSAEHIIELSRHILSHEVFGLNACSKLLSPDEIITRTFLTSSKSFKRMRRGDAVPFGISDVYCEMAMPKFVWVCEISTPELFKKGEIAGEILFDATANWLDRMAFLAIHYPDFFLLNDRDFLTDDPKRFTIGNLDTDNIIPYRCYVNNLNKV, encoded by the coding sequence ATGGCCGTATTTTTTGATAAAGAAAAGCATGTATTGATTCAGTTGGAAGGTGACGCAGACTGGGATGCTTTTTTCAATAATTGTGAGGGGTTCATAACCCACCGGGATGCTCAACTGATCAAAAATTACCTCGAAGGCGTGGCCAAAACGGTTGTTATTGAGAAGGGCTATGTGGATGCCGATTACCGGGATACCTATTTTAATTTTTTCTCTCGAAAGTTTGCCCAATATCCGAGCAAGACCATCAGGGCAAATTTTTTCACTGCCAAAATCTCACCCCGAATGCTGTTCAAGCTTGACAGGTACCAAGAGGACTACATCGGGTTCATCGTTCTCAAACCCAACCGCGTTTTAAGCATCGGCCGCACCATCCTTGACCCTGAAAAATTGCCGTTTGTGCAAGGCCATATCTGCACCGCCCAGTACCCTGTCCATATTCTAGGCGCAGAATTGGCCGCAAAGGGCTTCCCCTACATGAGCCAGGACAGTGATGTGACTATCTGTGCTCACGCCGCATGCTGGATGATCTTCCGCTACTTCAGCCAGCGCTACAACCGCTATGCGGAAAAATGGCCTTTTGAGGTTTCACAGCTTACCAGGGATGTCTCAACGGGTCGGCTGGTGCCGTCTAAGGGCCTGACCGCCTTTCAGGTAACCGAGATGTTTAGCAATTTTGGCTTTTCACCTGAGATTTATAGCCGTAATTTTCACAAAAAAATGTTCGACCAACTCCTCTATATGTATGTCGAGTCCGGGCTGCCGGTGGTGGCGGCCATGCATGGCCGGCAGCATGCCATAACCATTATCGGTCATCGGTCGGATTACACGCTGCCTGTGCCGAAAACCCCGGCATCCAGTGATATCTATCTTGTCGGGCTTATTGCCAATGATGACAATCATCTTCCCTATCATGCAATCAGGAAGAGTGACCCCAAGCCAGACGACGGTTACTGGTCAAAGATAAAAGCAAGTGAAATTGATACCTTTATCGTACCCCTCTATGAAAAAATCCATCTTTCTGCCGAGCATATTATTGAATTATCGAGGCATATTTTGAGCCATGAGGTCTTCGGGCTCAATGCCTGCTCAAAGCTGCTGAGCCCTGATGAAATTATCACGCGGACCTTCCTGACATCCTCAAAGTCGTTTAAGCGAATGAGAAGAGGGGATGCGGTGCCATTCGGCATCTCGGATGTGTATTGTGAAATGGCTATGCCTAAATTTGTCTGGGTCTGTGAAATATCTACCCCTGAACTATTCAAAAAAGGTGAAATTGCCGGGGAAATTCTGTTTGACGCCACTGCGAACTGGCTCGACAGAATGGCATTTCTGGCCATCCATTATCCTGATTTTTTCCTCCTCAACGACCGGGATTTCTTGACTGACGACCCCAAAAGGTTTACGATCGGGAATCTTGACACGGACAATATTATTCCATACCGTTGTTATGTGAATAATCTCAACAAGGTCTGA
- a CDS encoding IS1634 family transposase, translating to MAHIHKKIKKGRPYYYLRETARVDGKPKVVNQVYLGSPERLLELAKGAGSREVERIQVQEFGSLWLAELLDREVNIAGLVDSVLSPAERKGSPSVGDYFFYAIANRMVAPKSKRALAEWYRTTAIQQIRPVALDALSSQAYWKQWEKMDSAKLAAVADLFFRKLAELEPSSADAVMFDTTNYYTFMAGNTSSELAQRGRNKEGRHWLRQVGVALLVARDNRLPLFYREYEGNRHDSKVFLKLAQELFEVAGRGDQGTMTIVFDKGINAEENIAAIDANDRLHFVTSYSPHYAEELIHVDRKHFQVVDTAKNRQLKAKGRDDDLLLAWRTSRELWGRERSVVVTYNPRTATKQRYAFEQKMLRLEEEVHLMRHKVNGQAAQWRNPATVQERYLNLCRELHLPDDLYRVELFRDGKRLQMNCRKNHYRIGRHIDYFGKNILVTDHPDWNTDEIVQAGLDRYVVEQSFRQSKDHEMVAMLPLRHWTDGKIRCHIFTCVVALAYLRLLEIRLARNGLRISAAEAMERLRTLHSCLLWPTGARKAQRRLEEPNEKQAAILRALGYKVVNGVLQPEQE from the coding sequence ATGGCACACATACACAAAAAAATCAAAAAAGGCAGACCCTACTATTACCTGCGGGAGACCGCCCGGGTTGATGGCAAACCCAAGGTGGTCAACCAGGTCTATCTCGGCAGCCCCGAGCGGTTGCTGGAGCTGGCCAAGGGTGCTGGTAGCCGGGAGGTCGAGCGGATCCAGGTGCAGGAGTTCGGCTCGCTGTGGCTGGCCGAGCTGCTGGACCGGGAGGTCAACATCGCCGGCCTGGTCGATTCGGTGCTGTCGCCGGCGGAAAGAAAGGGCTCGCCTTCGGTGGGGGATTATTTCTTCTATGCCATCGCCAATCGGATGGTGGCCCCCAAGTCCAAACGGGCCTTGGCGGAGTGGTATCGCACCACCGCCATCCAGCAGATCCGGCCGGTGGCCCTTGATGCCTTGAGCTCCCAGGCCTACTGGAAGCAGTGGGAGAAGATGGACAGTGCCAAGCTGGCGGCGGTGGCCGATCTCTTTTTCCGTAAGCTGGCGGAATTGGAGCCATCATCGGCGGATGCGGTGATGTTCGATACCACCAACTATTACACCTTCATGGCCGGCAACACCTCTTCGGAACTGGCCCAACGAGGTCGAAACAAGGAGGGGCGTCACTGGCTGCGGCAGGTCGGGGTGGCTTTGCTGGTGGCCAGGGACAACCGGTTGCCGCTATTTTACCGGGAGTATGAAGGCAACCGGCACGATTCCAAGGTGTTCCTCAAGCTGGCCCAGGAACTGTTCGAAGTTGCCGGCCGGGGCGACCAAGGCACCATGACTATTGTTTTCGACAAGGGGATCAACGCCGAGGAGAATATCGCCGCCATCGACGCCAATGACCGGCTCCATTTCGTCACCAGCTATTCACCCCATTACGCCGAAGAGCTGATCCATGTGGATCGCAAGCATTTCCAGGTAGTCGATACCGCCAAGAACCGGCAGCTCAAGGCCAAAGGCCGCGATGACGACCTGTTGCTGGCCTGGCGTACCAGCCGAGAGTTGTGGGGCAGAGAGCGCAGTGTGGTGGTCACCTATAATCCCCGCACCGCCACCAAGCAGCGTTACGCCTTCGAGCAGAAAATGCTGCGTTTGGAGGAAGAGGTGCACCTGATGCGCCACAAGGTCAACGGCCAGGCAGCCCAGTGGCGTAACCCCGCGACAGTGCAGGAGCGTTATCTCAACCTCTGCCGGGAACTGCACCTGCCGGATGATCTATACCGAGTGGAGCTGTTTCGAGACGGCAAGCGCTTACAGATGAACTGTCGCAAAAACCACTATCGGATCGGCCGCCACATCGACTACTTCGGCAAGAACATCCTGGTGACCGATCATCCTGACTGGAACACCGACGAGATCGTCCAGGCCGGCCTGGACCGCTACGTGGTGGAGCAGAGCTTCCGCCAGAGCAAGGATCATGAAATGGTGGCCATGCTGCCCCTGCGCCACTGGACCGACGGCAAGATCAGGTGCCATATCTTCACCTGCGTAGTTGCCCTGGCCTATCTGCGTCTGCTGGAAATTCGCCTGGCCCGTAACGGGCTCAGGATCTCCGCCGCCGAGGCCATGGAGCGCCTGCGCACCCTGCATTCCTGCCTGCTCTGGCCCACCGGTGCACGAAAGGCCCAACGACGCCTGGAGGAACCCAACGAAAAACAGGCGGCAATTCTTCGGGCTTTGGGCTATAAAGTTGTGAATGGGGTCTTACAGCCTGAGCAGGAATAG